One stretch of Arthrobacter polaris DNA includes these proteins:
- the coaD gene encoding pantetheine-phosphate adenylyltransferase: MRRAVCPGSFDPIHKGHIEVIARAAGLXDEVIVAVSTNYAKKYRFSLNERLDMAKTTFSALSGIVVEPMXEGLLSEYCHAXXVSAIVKGLRSSSDFDYELPMATMNRQLSGVETVFLPXDSRYLHLSSTLIKEVHSLGGDVADYVPRAVLRRLQGDTGLDTRPVTVVPPRR, translated from the coding sequence ATGCGACGTGCCGTGTGCCCCGGATCCTTTGACCCCATTCATAAGGGGCATATTGAAGTGATTGCCCGTGCGGCAGGACTTNTTGACGAGGTCATTGTTGCGGTCTCCACTAATTACGCCAAGAAATACCGGTTCAGCCTTAATGAGCGCCTGGACATGGCCAAGACCACGTTCTCGGCGCTCTCCGGGATTGTGGTTGAGCCGATGNGGGAGGGCCTGCTCTCGGAATACTGTCACGCCNGGNGGGTCTCGGCCATTGTGAAGGGTTTGCGTTCCTCCTCCGACTTTGATTACGAACTACCCATGGCCACCATGAACCGCCAGCTCTCTGGCGTGGAGACCGTGTTCTTGCCGNGGGATAGCCGCTACCTGCACTTGTCCTCCACCTTGATCAAGGAAGTTCACTCCTTGGGCGGGGATGTTGCCGATTACGTTCCGCGCGCCGTACTGCGCCGCCTCCAAGGCGACACTGGCCTGGACACCCGGCCCGTCACGGTGGTCCCGCCCAGGCGGTAG
- a CDS encoding SDR family NAD(P)-dependent oxidoreductase gives MTGAGMGMGRLYALRAAKEGAARVILWDVNAASLHHVGQEVSALGATVVQQQVDLSELSAIKAAAQALKDQYGITXPDVLINNAGIVKSGPXWEHDSEKHTRAIMNINALAPMYVTAEFLPAMMDKGTDQRILNIASAAGTLANPNMSVYAASKWAVIGWGDSLRLELERLGSRVKVSTFCPSYISTGMFEGVKGPLLTPIMTPDVAVERAWQAMLKGTPIKLTPWTAKLAMSLRGVLPTRAWDVVAGNVFKVYSSMDHFTGRAAGAAEPVPVAAAQVPAPKEH, from the coding sequence ATTACCGGTGCGGGCATGGGCATGGGCCGTTTGTATGCCCTGCGCGCAGCCAAGGAGGGCGCGGCAAGGGTGATCCTGTGGGATGTCAACGCCGCTTCTTTGCACCATGTCGGCCAGGAAGTCAGTGCCCTCGGCGCCACAGTTGTTCAACAGCAAGTTGACCTCAGCGAACTCTCCGCCATCAAAGCTGCTGCTCAGGCATTGAAGGACCAGTACGGCATCACCNNTCCTGACGTTCTGATCAATAACGCCGGGATCGTCAAGAGTGGCCCCTTNTGGGAGCACGACTCAGAAAAGCACACCCGTGCCATCATGAACATCAACGCTCTTGCNCCCATGTATGTCACAGCTGAATTTCTACCGGCCATGATGGACAAGGGTACCGATCAGCGGATCTTGAATATCGCCTCAGCGGCGGGCACACTGGCGAACCCGAACATGAGCGTCTATGCCGCTTCCAAGTGGGCTGTCATTGGGTGGGGCGATTCGCTACGGCTGGAACTTGAACGCTTGGGATCAAGGGTGAAAGTGAGCACNTTTTGCCCCAGCTACATCAGCACCGGCATGTTTGAAGGAGTCAAGGGCCCGCTGCTGACCCCCATCATGACCCCGGATGTGGCCGTGGAACGGGCCTGGCAGGCCATGCTTAAGGGCACNCCCATCAAGCTCACTCCATGGACAGCCAAACTGGCCATGAGCTTGCGCGGTGTGCTGCCCACTAGGGCTTGGGATGTGGTGGCCGGTAACGTATTCAAGGTGTACAGCAGCATGGACCACTTCACCGGCCGTGCAGCGGGCGCAGCAGAACCAGTACCAGTAGCAGCAGCACAAGTACCAGCACCGAAGGAGCACTAA
- a CDS encoding aminotransferase class I/II-fold pyridoxal phosphate-dependent enzyme: MSTPWHRTAQGANLMGPDGSLGVTIFEEITTLANRHQAINLGQGFPDEDGPAELSRLAQEAIANGNNQYAPGKGILDLRRAIAEHQDRFYGITLDPDHEVIVTTGATEAIAAAILALTGPGDEVLTFEPFYDSYGAMIGLSGATHTTAALLAPDFMPDLATLENSFSPRTKMVIVNNPHXPTGAMFPVEVLNEVVRLAIKYDAVILTDEVYEHLTFGPRHIPVATLEGAAQRTLTISSAGKTFSFTGWKIGWLSGPAELVAAARTVKQFLSYSSGTPFQSAIAAGLRMEKSYFSDAAATLAHKRDILGAGLRAAGFDVYLPQGTYFINADTQXMGITDATALARRLPELIGVAAIPVPVFCHPEGAHRNRSLLRFAFCKQVPLLEQAAERLATLQGKL, translated from the coding sequence ATGAGCACGCCCTGGCACCGGACCGCACAAGGCGCCAACTTGATGGGCCCGGACGGCTCCCTTGGCGTGACCATCTTTGAAGAGATCACCACCTTGGCCAACCGGCACCAGGCGATTAACTTAGGCCAAGGTTTCCCCGATGAGGACGGCCCGGCAGAACTGAGCCGGCTGGCTCAAGAAGCCATTGCCAACGGCAATAACCAGTACGCTCCTGGCAAGGGCATCCTTGATCTGCGCCGCGCTATCGCTGAGCACCAGGATCGCTTCTACGGCATCACCCTGGATCCAGATCACGAGGTTATTGTCACCACCGGCGCCACCGAGGCCATCGCCGCGGCGATCCTGGCTCTGACCGGTCCCGGCGATGAGGTTCTCACTTTCGAGCCGTTCTACGATTCCTACGGCGCTATGATCGGGCTCAGCGGCGCCACGCATACCACCGCAGCCCTGCTGGCACCGGACTTCATGCCGGATCTGGCCACGCTTGAAAATAGTTTCAGCCCGCGCACCAAGATGGTCATCGTGAACAATCCGCACAANCCCACCGGGGCCATGTTCCCGGTGGAGGTGCTCAACGAAGTGGTGCGTCTGGCCATCAAGTACGACGCCGTCATCCTCACCGATGAGGTCTACGAGCACCTGACGTTTGGTCCCCGGCACATACCCGTGGCCACCCTTGAAGGTGCGGCCCAGCGAACGCTCACCATCTCCTCCGCCGGTAAAACCTTCTCGTTCACAGGGTGGAAGATCGGCTGGCTGTCCGGCCCGGCTGAGCTGGTGGCTGCGGCGCGCACCGTCAAGCAGTTCCTCAGCTATTCCTCCGGCACACCGTTCCAAAGCGCCATCGCAGCGGGCCTGCGGATGGAGAAGAGCTACTTCAGTGATGCCGCGGCAACGCTGGCCCACAAACGTGACATCCTCGGNGCGGGCCTTCGCGCTGCGGGCTTTGACGTGTACCTTCCGCAAGGGACGTATTTCATCAATGCGGACACCCAGAANATGGGCATCACCGATGCCACCGCNCTCGCCCGCAGGCTGCCGGAGCTGATCGGTGTGGCCGCCATACCGGTCCCGGTCTTCTGCCATCCTGAGGGCGCCCACCGCAACCGATCGCTGCTGCGTTTCGCGTTCTGCAAGCAGGTACCGTTGCTGGAACAAGCCGCAGAACGGCTCGCCACCTTGCAGGGCAAACTCTAA
- a CDS encoding spermidine synthase translates to MRTSGVHATLDKDPWHPNAFVLSIDNAEQSHVNLAEPQEVFYEYLRRIANAIDLLKPAGEPITALHLGAGALTLARYIQATRPGSIQHAVELERELLDFVLEQLPLPAGTTLSSHVGDAREALAELPAELTFDVVILDXFSGPDAPAHLACVXFYREVAALLAPEGIVAINVGDEPGFTLVTSQTKALQEAMTSVAAYGTSMLFSRRYPGNIILLGXNGRWPEGWAQQLVAAGPHPATVLTGVELDELTG, encoded by the coding sequence TTGCGCACCAGCGGTGTTCACGCCACCCTTGATAAGGATCCGTGGCACCCAAACGCCTTTGTCTTAAGCATTGACAACGCCGAGCAGTCGCACGTGAACCTTGCCGAGCCGCAGGAGGTGTTCTATGAATATTTGCGCAGAATTGCCAATGCCATTGATCTGCTCAAGCCAGCCGGGGAACCCATCACGGCCCTGCATCTGGGCGCCGGCGCACTGACCCTGGCCCGCTACATTCAGGCCACCCGGCCCGGTTCCATCCAACATGCCGTGGAGCTTGAACGCGAACTCCTGGATTTCGTTCTTGAACAACTGCCGCTGCCGGCAGGGACAACCCTGAGCAGCCATGTGGGCGACGCCCGCGAAGCGTTGGCAGAGCTGCCCGCGGAGTTGACGTTCGACGTCGTCATTTTGGACATNTTTAGCGGTCCTGATGCGCCGGCCCACCTTGCCTGCGTAGANTTTTACCGCGAAGTCGCGGCACTGTTGGCGCCGGAGGGAATCGTGGCTATCAATGTGGGCGATGAGCCTGGTTTCACGCTGGTGACAAGCCAGACCAAGGCGCTCCAAGAAGCAATGACCTCCGTGGCCGCTTATGGGACCAGCATGCTATTTAGCCGCCGCTACCCGGGCAATATCATCTTGCTGGGGAANAACGGCCGCTGGCCCGAAGGTTGGGCACAGCAATTGGTGGCGGCCGGACCGCATCCGGCAACGGTGCTCACAGGTGTGGAACTAGATGAGCTGACCGGCTAA
- a CDS encoding Gfo/Idh/MocA family protein: protein MIDAKEIFVQQLRIGLIGAGGIAGVHIVGWQELGAQVSVYSRSGAAALVQQYGVTGVDSLDALLVASDMISILTPTTSHHHYAMAAIAAGKDVICEKPLAESSGRAAEIANAAAAAGVRLFPAHVVRFFPDYVAAKDAMGSGRIGAPSVLRLSRASAAPAXGSWFFNESLGGGIMRDQMIHDLDQARWLAGEVTEVHAVQDPPSVDGIVPRPVSARIVLTHENGAVSHLQGLWGPDSLPFRTSLSVEXAHGTISYASPHASVGQPHGESQRSGPASAGAEHADADYADAEQGSYLPELTPAESPYTLQNAEFAAARASGSXSRVSPYDGVMAVALAEAAAESIKCGRAVEFSAPTVLALLDRALQHELCTHSFSR, encoded by the coding sequence TTGATTGACGCTAAGGAAATATTTGTGCAGCAGCTCCGGATCGGTCTCATTGGCGCAGGTGGCATTGCCGGAGTTCACATTGTGGGCTGGCAGGAACTAGGGGCACAAGTCAGCGTGTATTCACGCTCAGGAGCGGCCGCTTTAGTGCAGCAATATGGCGTTACCGGGGTGGACTCACTAGATGCGCTGCTGGTGGCATCTGACATGATCAGTATTTTGACGCCCACCACCTCACACCACCACTACGCTATGGCGGCCATTGCAGCTGGCAAGGATGTGATCTGCGAGAAGCCGTTAGCGGAAAGCTCTGGGCGGGCCGCCGAGATTGCCAACGCTGCAGCCGCCGCCGGTGTGCGGCTATTTCCTGCCCATGTGGTCCGGTTCTTTCCGGACTATGTTGCTGCCAAGGACGCCATGGGAAGCGGCCGCATTGGAGCCCCGTCCGTGCTGCGGCTCAGCCGTGCCAGTGCTGCGCCAGCANCCGGATCGTGGTTCTTTAACGAGTCTCTGGGCGGTGGGATCATGAGAGATCAAATGATTCATGACCTTGACCAGGCCCGGTGGCTAGCTGGCGAAGTCACCGAAGTCCATGCTGTGCAGGACCCGCCCAGTGTGGACGGGATTGTGCCACGGCCCGTGTCAGCACGCATCGTCTTGACACACGAAAATGGAGCTGTGAGCCACCTGCAGGGTCTGTGGGGCCCTGACAGCCTGCCGTTCCGCACAAGCCTCAGCGTGGAGNGGGCTCACGGCACCATCAGCTATGCCTCTCCTCATGCATCAGTAGGGCAACCCCACGGTGAGAGTCAGAGAAGTGGCCCTGCAAGTGCGGGTGCTGAGCACGCAGATGCTGATTACGCAGATGCTGAGCAGGGCAGCTACCTGCCAGAGCTGACGCCTGCAGAGAGCCCCTACACTTTGCAAAATGCCGAGTTTGCAGCGGCGCGTGCCTCGGGGAGCNCTTCCCGTGTCAGCCCGTACGACGGCGTCATGGCCGTAGCGCTGGCCGAGGCGGCTGCCGAGTCCATCAAGTGCGGACGCGCCGTGGAGTTTTCTGCTCCCACTGTCCTCGCGCTACTGGACCGTGCCCTGCAGCATGAACTCTGCACGCACAGCTTCAGCCGATGA